A genomic segment from Rubrobacter tropicus encodes:
- a CDS encoding SDR family oxidoreductase, translating into MSTTEILVTGGTGVLGRRVAERLHAAGVGARVLSRGGRPGTVRGDLLTGEGLDAAVDGVDTIVHCASSPYSRPRQVDVEGTRRLLRSAAAAGVSHVVYISIVGIDLVPSYPYYRVKLETERVIEGAPIPYTILRATQFYDLVLMALRSLDRLPVMPIPAGFLGQPIDAGEVAGRLAELALSPPAGRAPDMGGPEVRALASAARGYLGVLKSRKRVVEFPFPGRTARAIRAGALTCPDNAAGKIRWEDFLREKLRAVEPEGGTP; encoded by the coding sequence ATGAGCACGACGGAGATTCTCGTCACCGGGGGGACGGGGGTGCTCGGCCGGCGGGTGGCGGAACGCCTGCACGCGGCGGGCGTCGGGGCGCGCGTCCTCAGCCGGGGCGGACGGCCCGGCACGGTCCGGGGAGACCTGCTCACGGGCGAGGGGTTGGATGCGGCGGTCGACGGCGTGGACACGATAGTCCACTGCGCCTCCAGCCCCTACAGCAGGCCCCGGCAGGTGGACGTCGAGGGAACGAGGCGCCTCCTCCGAAGCGCCGCCGCGGCGGGCGTTTCGCACGTCGTCTACATCTCCATAGTAGGGATAGACCTCGTCCCCTCATACCCCTACTACCGGGTCAAGCTGGAGACGGAGCGGGTCATCGAGGGGGCGCCGATCCCGTACACCATCCTGCGGGCCACGCAGTTCTACGACCTCGTTTTGATGGCGCTGCGGTCTCTCGACCGTCTGCCCGTCATGCCCATCCCCGCGGGCTTTCTCGGCCAGCCCATAGACGCCGGGGAGGTCGCCGGCCGCCTGGCAGAGCTCGCGCTATCTCCCCCCGCAGGACGGGCGCCCGATATGGGCGGACCAGAGGTCAGGGCGTTGGCGAGCGCCGCGCGGGGTTACCTTGGCGTCCTGAAGAGCCGCAAGAGGGTCGTCGAGTTCCCGTTCCCCGGCAGGACGGCGCGGGCGATCCGCGCCGGCGCGCTGACGTGCCCCGACAACGCGGCCGGCAAGATCCGCTGGGAAGACTTCCTGCGGGAGAAGCTCCGAGCGGTAGAACCCGAAGGAGGAACGCCATGA